The genomic window GAGTAAGTCGGTTTTATGGCTAGAGGATTTAACAGACGAGAATTTCTGATCATGGGTTCCGTTGCTTCCGGCAGCGTTTTGCTCAAGGCATGTACCTCCAGTCCCGAGGGCGGCAGCGGCGAAGGAGCAGCTGGCGATCCTATAAAAGTCGGAATTCTTCACTCTCTCAGTGGCACCATGGCCATTAGCGAAAAGAGTGTCGTTGATGCTGAACAACTGGCGATTAAAGAAATCAACGAAGCTGGAGGCGTTCTCGGTCGCCCCATCGAAGCTGTCATTGAGGATGGTCAGTCTGACTGGGATGTCTTCACAGAGAAGTCTAAGAAATTGATTGACCAAGACAAGGTCGCAGTCGTGTTTGGCTGCTGGACTTCGGCCAGTCGTAAAGCTGTCTTACCTGTATTTGAATCCAAAGACCATCTGCTCTTCTACCCCGTCCAGTACGAAGGCCAAGAATGTTCTAAGAACATTTTCTATACCGGAGCAGCACCGAATCAACAGATCGAGCCTTCCGTCGATTGGCTTTTGGAAGAGTACAAAGACAAGCCTTTCTTCTTGGTCGGGTCTGACTACGTTTTTCCTCGAACTGCAAACACCATTATCAAGGCTCAGCTCGAAGCCAAGGGCGGAACTGTTGTGGGTGAAGAGTACATCCAGCTGGGCAGTACGGATGTAACCCCTGTAGTGGCGAAAATTCAGCAAGCCTTACCCGACGGCGGTATCATCTACAACAGTTTGAATGGGGACACCAACGTAGCCTTCTTTAAACAGATTCAGGGTAAAGGAATGGGGCCAGACAAGTACCCTACGATGTCGGTCAGTATTGCCGAAGAAGAGGTGAAAGCAATTGGCGTAGAGTATCTCAAGGATCACTATGCAGCCTGGAACTATTTCCAAACCGTGGATACCCCCGAAAGCAAGAAATTTGTTGATGCTTTCAAGGCTGAGTATGGCGACGACCGTGTGGTCAATGACCCGATGGAAGCGGCCTACATCATGGTTTACCTTTGGAAGCAAGCCGTCGAACAGGCAGGCGGTCCAGACGATCTGGAAAAAGTGCGGGCGGCAACGATTGGTCAGGAGTTTGCAGCACCTAACGGTCCAGTGAAAGTGGCCCCTAACCACCATATTTCCAAGACTGTGCGGATCGGCAAGATTGGTGAAGACGGTCTGTTTGAGATTGTTAACGCCACAGACGGCCCTGTCGAACCGATTGCTTGGAATCAGTATGTTGCTGAAACCAAAGGATTTGCCTGTGACTGGTCTGATCCGGCGAAGGGCGAAAAGTTCAAAATTTAGAGCCAGCCTCTAAACTCAAAACGCCATCATTCACGACTGCTTTCATAAGGAGTATCCTTCTTGACCGCGTTACTCGACGGCTTATTTGATGGCATCAGCATTGGCTCAGTTCTGCTTTTAGCGGCGCTGGGCCTTGCGATTGTCTTTGGCCTCATGGGTGTCATTAACATGGCCCATGGGGAACTGATGATGATGGGTGCCTACACGACCTTTGTCGTTCAGAATCTCTTTAAACCACTGGGCGCACCCTGGTTTGGCCTCTATATCATCGTGGCTCTGGTTGCCGCCTTCATCGTCACAGCGATTATGGGACTGATTTTAGAACGGGGCGTCATTCGCTATCTTTACGGGCGACCGCTAGAGACGCTCTTGGCAACCTGGGGCGTCAGCTTAATTTTGCAGCAGTTTGTCCGCAGCGTTAGCTGGATGCTCGTGATTGGCCTGTCGCTGTTCTGCATCTTGTTTTTTGGTGCGATGTCGTTTCTATCGCGACGGCCCAACTTTCAGCGCATTCGGAGCTGGGCACTGGTGATTTTGCTACCCCTCTCAACGGGCATTGCCTGGAATGTGGCAACCTTTATCGGAGACGTCTACAAGCTGCCAGTGACAAAGCCCTGGTTTGGTGCCCAGAACGTTGATGTAACCGCTCCAGGATGGCTCCGAGGGGGGCTTAAATTGGGAACTTCTCAGATCCCTTACACGCGTCTCTTTATTCTGGGGCTAACGATTGTTTGTATTCTGGGCGTTTACACCTTCTTGCATCGCTCTGCCTGGGGGCTGCGAATTCGGGCGGTGACGCAAAATCGTGAGATGAGTGCCTGTTTGGGCATTCCCACGCAAACGGTGGATGCATTGACTTTTGCCATCGGTTCAGGGCTGGCCGGAATTGCAGGCTGCGCAGTCAGCTTCCTCGGATCGGTTGGCCCAAATACAGGGCAGAACTACATTGTTGACACCTTTATGGTGGTCGTTGTTGGCGGTGTGGGTAAGTTGGTGGGCAGCATTGTGGCCGCGCTAGCGATCGGGATCGCCAACTACGTGATCGGAACTAACGCCCTTGGTCCTTTGGTTGCATCCGTTCCATTTCTGTCTGACTTTTTTGCCTTTTTTGCCAATGCCAGTATGGCCAAGGTGATGGTGTTTGCTTTAATTATCAGCTTCCTGCAGTTCAAGCCTGCAGGGATGTTCCCGCAGAAAGGACGGACGGTGGATGCTTAGGGCCATTAATCAGAAAATTCAACAAAGGCCGCGTCTGTTTGAGGCAGGATTGGTCGTTGCGATCGCACTTCTAATCCTATTCGCTGCCCCTGCCATCCTTACTGCAGTGGGCCAAGAGTTTCGCGTCAACATGCTGGGACGATTTCTGGCACTTGCGATCGTCGCCCTCGGCATTGACCTGATCTGGGGCTACACCGGCATCTTAAGCTTAGGACATGGTTTATTTTTCACGCTCGGCGGCTATGCCCTAGCCATGTACCTGAAGCTGCAGCTCCCAGAGGGAGAACTGCCTGAGTTTTTTACCCTCTACGGCGTCACTGAACTGCCTTGGTTCTGGAAGCCGTTTTATTCATTTCCATTTGCATTGGCGGCCACCGTTTTCGTGCCAATGCTAATTGCCACATTGTTGGGCTATCTGGTGTTCCGAAATCGGATCCGGGGGGTTTACTTTTCAATCTTGACCCAGGCCGCCCTGATCGTTTTCTTCAACTTCTTCAATAGTCAGCAAAAGCTGATCAATGGCACTAACGGTCTAAAGACAGACACGACCAAGATCTTCGATATGTACGTAGGGTCAGACGATGTACAAAGAGTTCTGTACATCCTGAGTGTGGTGTTCTTGATCTTAGCCTATTGTTTGAGCCGCTGGCTCACCAGTGGTCGCTTAGGTCGCCTACTGATTGCCATTCGAGATGACGAAAGCCGGGTTCGATTTTCAGGCTATGACCCGACCGGCTTCAAGGTGCTTGTCTTTGCAGTGTCGGCGGGACTAGCAGGGATCGCCGGTGCTCTCTATGCAGCCCAATCCGGCGGCATTTCGCCGAAAACCATGGACATTGCCTTCTCTATTGAGATGGTGATTTGGGTCGCCGTGGGGGGGCGGGCCAGCTTGGTCGGTGCTGTTTTGGGCGCAATTCTAGTCAACTTTTCTAAAAGTATTCTGAGCGAGCAGTTCCCGCAGGTGTGGCTATTTTTCTTGGGCGGATTGTTTTTGACGGTGGTGACGGTTTTGCCTGATGGGTTTGTGGGTTGGATACGGACAACGGGTGTGGAACAGGTGCGATCTCGTCTAGGCCGTCGTCGGCTCTTAACTTACCCCAGCTTGTCAGAAGATCCAGAGGTAGAATATGAGCGCCAAAATCTTAGAAATTGAAGATCTGACCGTTAGCTTTGATGGCTTCAAAGCCTTAAATCAGCTCAACTTCAGCATGGATCCAGGAGAGTTGCGCGTCATTATTGGACCCAATGGCGCGGGCAAGACCACCTTTTTGGATGTGATTACGGGTAAGGTACAGCCCACCATCGGCTCCGCCCGTTTCAAAGGTAAAAACCTCAAGGCACGCTCTGAACATCAGATCTGTCGCATGGGTATTGGCCGTAAATTTCAAACGCCGCGTATCTTCCTGAAACTGACGCCGCGAGAGAACCTTAGCTTAGCGGGCAATCGATATAAGGGTGTATTTTCGACCTTGCTCAACAAAAAGCCCGCTGGTGAGCGGCAAACGATTGGGGGACTGCTAGAAACCATTGGCTTGACGGCCAAAGCCGATATCTCAGCAGAACTGCTCTCCCACGGCGAAAAGCAGCGGCTAGAAATTGGGATGCTGGTTGCCCAATCTCCGGACTTACTGCTCGTTGATGAACCCGTGGCAGGCCTCACAGATGAAGAGACAGAGAATGTCGGGAACTTGCTGCTTGACTTAGCTGAGAGCCATTCCATTATTGTGATTGAGCATGATATGGAGTTTGTGCGCCAGATTGCCCGCCAGCAGGTCACGGTTCTCCATCAGGGTAGCGTGCTGTGCGAAGGCAAGATGAGCGACGTTCAAAACGATCCCCGCGTCATTGAGGTTTACCTGGGCGAAGCACCTTCAATGGATGAATGATGAATAGTACCTCTCCTAAAGCTGAACACGCCATGCAAATGCCTAATGACCTAGAGACCCCACCGATGCTCGGCATTTCTGGCCTCAACTTTTATTACGGTGAAAGTCACATTCTGCGAGGGATTGACATGACCGTTGCGCCGGGGAAAATGGTTTGCCTAATCGGACGCAATGGCGTCGGCAAAACCACGCTGCTCAAAAATATTCTCGGCTTACTTAAACCCAGAACCGGCACTCTAACAATGGACGGGAATCCTATGACCCGGAAGACCCCAGACCAGCGGGCCAGAATGGGCGTTGGCTATGTTCCTCAAGGACGGGAGATTATCCCTGGGTTGACGGTAAAAGAAAATCTGATTCTGGGCCTAGAGGCACGCCCCAACAAAAGAGGCAAGGCCAAAATCCCTGATCTGGTCTTCGAGCTTTTCCCGGTTTTGAACACCATGCTAGAGCGGATGGGAGGAGATTTAAGCGGAGGGC from Acaryochloris thomasi RCC1774 includes these protein-coding regions:
- the urtA gene encoding urea ABC transporter substrate-binding protein, coding for MARGFNRREFLIMGSVASGSVLLKACTSSPEGGSGEGAAGDPIKVGILHSLSGTMAISEKSVVDAEQLAIKEINEAGGVLGRPIEAVIEDGQSDWDVFTEKSKKLIDQDKVAVVFGCWTSASRKAVLPVFESKDHLLFYPVQYEGQECSKNIFYTGAAPNQQIEPSVDWLLEEYKDKPFFLVGSDYVFPRTANTIIKAQLEAKGGTVVGEEYIQLGSTDVTPVVAKIQQALPDGGIIYNSLNGDTNVAFFKQIQGKGMGPDKYPTMSVSIAEEEVKAIGVEYLKDHYAAWNYFQTVDTPESKKFVDAFKAEYGDDRVVNDPMEAAYIMVYLWKQAVEQAGGPDDLEKVRAATIGQEFAAPNGPVKVAPNHHISKTVRIGKIGEDGLFEIVNATDGPVEPIAWNQYVAETKGFACDWSDPAKGEKFKI
- the urtB gene encoding urea ABC transporter permease subunit UrtB; translated protein: MTALLDGLFDGISIGSVLLLAALGLAIVFGLMGVINMAHGELMMMGAYTTFVVQNLFKPLGAPWFGLYIIVALVAAFIVTAIMGLILERGVIRYLYGRPLETLLATWGVSLILQQFVRSVSWMLVIGLSLFCILFFGAMSFLSRRPNFQRIRSWALVILLPLSTGIAWNVATFIGDVYKLPVTKPWFGAQNVDVTAPGWLRGGLKLGTSQIPYTRLFILGLTIVCILGVYTFLHRSAWGLRIRAVTQNREMSACLGIPTQTVDALTFAIGSGLAGIAGCAVSFLGSVGPNTGQNYIVDTFMVVVVGGVGKLVGSIVAALAIGIANYVIGTNALGPLVASVPFLSDFFAFFANASMAKVMVFALIISFLQFKPAGMFPQKGRTVDA
- the urtC gene encoding urea ABC transporter permease subunit UrtC, with the protein product MLRAINQKIQQRPRLFEAGLVVAIALLILFAAPAILTAVGQEFRVNMLGRFLALAIVALGIDLIWGYTGILSLGHGLFFTLGGYALAMYLKLQLPEGELPEFFTLYGVTELPWFWKPFYSFPFALAATVFVPMLIATLLGYLVFRNRIRGVYFSILTQAALIVFFNFFNSQQKLINGTNGLKTDTTKIFDMYVGSDDVQRVLYILSVVFLILAYCLSRWLTSGRLGRLLIAIRDDESRVRFSGYDPTGFKVLVFAVSAGLAGIAGALYAAQSGGISPKTMDIAFSIEMVIWVAVGGRASLVGAVLGAILVNFSKSILSEQFPQVWLFFLGGLFLTVVTVLPDGFVGWIRTTGVEQVRSRLGRRRLLTYPSLSEDPEVEYERQNLRN
- the urtD gene encoding urea ABC transporter ATP-binding protein UrtD; amino-acid sequence: MSAKILEIEDLTVSFDGFKALNQLNFSMDPGELRVIIGPNGAGKTTFLDVITGKVQPTIGSARFKGKNLKARSEHQICRMGIGRKFQTPRIFLKLTPRENLSLAGNRYKGVFSTLLNKKPAGERQTIGGLLETIGLTAKADISAELLSHGEKQRLEIGMLVAQSPDLLLVDEPVAGLTDEETENVGNLLLDLAESHSIIVIEHDMEFVRQIARQQVTVLHQGSVLCEGKMSDVQNDPRVIEVYLGEAPSMDE
- the urtE gene encoding urea ABC transporter ATP-binding subunit UrtE yields the protein MLGISGLNFYYGESHILRGIDMTVAPGKMVCLIGRNGVGKTTLLKNILGLLKPRTGTLTMDGNPMTRKTPDQRARMGVGYVPQGREIIPGLTVKENLILGLEARPNKRGKAKIPDLVFELFPVLNTMLERMGGDLSGGQQQQLAIARALVGEPRLLVLDEPTEGIQPSIILEIEAAVRQIIETTGISVLLVEQHLHFVRQADWYYAMQKGGIVASGPTDELSNEVIQEFLAV